DNA sequence from the Candidatus Terasakiella magnetica genome:
TAGCTTTGTATGGTCAGATCAGACTTAGACGAACAACATTGGATAATGAAAATGACAACAGCTCATAAAGAGAACCTGCTGAAACGAATTTTGCACGGGATTTTGGCTTTTCTAAATCCAACAGGGGCGAAATATCTTCATTAGAGATTGATCTTTTTTACATGGCATACTGGTAGGACCAGAGGTGTGATTTTTGTCTATTTTCCAAAGGGTTGCCCCTTAAGTTGATGCCAATTGGTATTACAAATCAGCACCAGAGATGGCATGAAAAGAGCCTGTCAAAATAGAGAATCGGGGCAAGTTTGAAGGCGCGAAATGGCAATTTGTGATTTTGCAGGCAAAATATGCTTGTGCGCTATCAGCAGCGTGATCGCCTATAGCGCTGTTTTTCCTCACTTAAACGAGCTATCCCTTTGGTAATACCGAAAAAAATCGCAAATTTGTTGCAGTGCTGAGAGGCAATGACTACAAATTACGCCAGAAATTTAAATAGTCGCCATTTGGGAGTTTTGAAACAAAATGACTGACATTATCTATACAATCGTTGATGAAGCACCGGAACTAGCAAGCGGTTCCTTCCTGCCGATCATTCAGAAATTTGCTGGCGCTGCTGGTATTGAAGTTGGCACGAAAGACATTTCAGTTGCTGCACGTATCCTTGCTCTGTTCGATCTGCATTCCGACGATTTGGCTGAATTGGGCGACCTGGTGAAAACACCGGAAGCAAACGTAATTAAGCTTCCTAACGTTTCTGCCTCTGTTCCTCAGTTGGTTGCTGCGATCAAAGAATTGCAAGACCACGGTTTTGACATTCCTGATTATGTTGAAAACCCACAGACTGATGCTGAAAAAGAAGCACGTGCAAAATACGACACGGTTAAAGGTTCTGCGGTAAACCCAGTTCTGCGTGAAGGTAACTCTGATCGTCGTGCGCCATTTGCAGTGAAGCAGTTTGCGAAAAACAACCCACACCGTATGGGTAAATGGACAAAAGACAGCAAGACACACGTTGCCACTATGGGCCACGATGATTTTGCCTCTAACGAAAAGTCTGTAACACTTGATGCTGCAACTGAAGCGAAAATCGAATTTGTTGGTAAAGACGGTTCTGCTTCTACATTGAAAGCAAGCCTGCCATTGCAAGCTGGTGAAGTTCTTGATGCGACATTCATGTCCGTTAAAGCATTGCGCACATTCTTGGCTGAGCAAATCGCTGAGACAAAAGAGCAAGGCATTCTATTCTCGCTTCATATGAAAGCGACAATGATGAAAGTTTCTGATCCGGTGATCTTCGGTCACTGTGTAGAAGTTTTCTTCGCCCCTGTTTTTGAAAAGCACGCCGCCACATTTGCTGAGCTAAATGTTGATGTAAACAACGGTTTTGGTGATGTGATCTCTAAAATCGAAAGCCTTGATGCAGCGAAAAAAGCTGAGATCGAAGCTGACATTAAAGCGTGTCTTGCGGACCAACCTGACATGTACATGGTTGATTCTGATAAAGGCATCACTAACCTGCACGTACCATCTGACGTGATCATCGATGCTTCTATGCCTGCTGTTATTAAAGCTGGTGGTATCGGTTGGGGTCCTGATGGCAACTCTGCTGACACAAAATGTGTGATCCCAGATAGTTCTTACGCTGGTGTTTACGATGCGGTTATCGAATTCTGTAAAGAAAACGGCGAATTTAACCCAGCAACAATGGGTTCTGTTCCAAACGTTGGTTTGATGGCGCAAAAAGCTGAAGAATACGGCTCACACCCACAAACATTCATGGCACCTGCTGAAGGTACAATCCGTATCGTTGCGGCTGACGGTAGTGTTCTTATTGAGCATAACGTTGAAGAAGGTGACATCTGGCGTGCATGTATGGCTAAAGACGCCCCAATCCAAGACTGGGTGAAATTGGCTGTATCACGTGCACGTGCAACAGGTTCTACTGCAATCTTCTGGCTTGACGAAAACCGCGCACATGATGCGCAGTTGATCAAGAAAGTAAATGCTTACCTGCCAAACCACGATACATCTGGTCTGGATATCAAGATCATGGCACCAGCTGATGCGTGTAAGCTTTCTTGTGAGATGATCCACAAAGGCGAAGATGCAATTTCTGTTACAGGTAACGTTCTGCGTGACTATAACACTGACCTCTTCCCAATCCTTGAAGTAGGTACATCTGCAAAAATGTTGTCTGTTGTTCCATTGATGAACGGTGGCGGCTTGTTTGAAACAGGCGCGGGTGGTTCTGCACCTAAGCACGTTCAACAGATGGTTGCTGAAGGTCACTTGCGTTGGGATAGCCTTGGTGAGTTCTGTGCATTGGGCGCTTCTTTTGAGCACCTGGCAAATGTGAAGAACAACCCATCAGCGTCTCTTCTTGGTAAAACATTGGATGAAGCAACAGCTAAGTTGCTTGATAAGAATGAATCACCAAGCCGTAAGGTAAATGAGCACGACAACCGTGGTTCTCACTTCTGTATCGCTCTTTACTGGGCGGAAGCTTTGGCTGCACAGGACGAAGATGCGAAACTGAAAGAATTCTTCGCACCGATCGCTAAAGCATTGGCTGACAACGAAGACAAGATCCGCGCTGAGCTGATCGAATGTCAAGGTGATGCGGTTGATCTGGGTGGTTACTACCACCAAGACCAAGACAAACGTATTGCTGCAATGCGCCCATCAGCGACATTGAACGCAATCATCGGCTAAGCAATTAGTTACATAGCCCTTTTATAAGGGATGTGGAAAAAGGCTCTGAAGTTGTTCAGGGCCTTTTTTTTCTTTTAAGGGTTGTATGGCTGTGTCATCCTCCTATGTTGTATAAGTGTAGAATATACAATTAAAGGAGATATAGCGTGAAAGTGAGAGATCGCACGGATTACATCATCATCCATTGTAGCGCGACCAAGGCGGATATGGATATTGATGCACAAACCATTCGCAACTGGCATGTGAATGAAAACGGCTGGGCTGATATTGGCTATAACTGGGTTATCAAACGCGATGGCACGATAGAGCAGGGGCGCGGTGATAATATGATCGGCGCCCATGCCCGGGGCTATAACGATAAGTCCATCGGCATTTGCCTTGTGGGTGGGATAGGGGCCAATGGCAAGGCAGAGAGTAATTTCACCTTTGCCCAGTATGAGGCTTTATCCGCTCTTTTAGCGGAAATGAAACAAGCCTATCCGCAAGCAAAAATCATTGGTCATTGTGATGTGGCCAATAAGGCTTGTCCTTCGTTTGACGTTAAAGCATTGGTAGGTGCATGATGGTAGCCCCAATTTTCGCAGCAATACCTGCAATCTTCAGTGTCCTTAAAAGCGGTGCTGAACTGTTTAATATTGGCAAAAAAGTGGTGGAAGAAGTGAAGGGGGAACCTTCAAGCGCAACCACCCCACAAGAGCTGGCTGAAGAAGTGGACCAAATGAGCCCCGAGCAGTCAGAAAAGTTCATTGAGCGCATGAAAACGGAGATTGAGGCCTATGAAGCCATCACCACTCGCCTCACAGTTCAAGGCGGTAAGATGGATGCAGAAACCCTTAATGCGATCCCGGTTGAAGAACGCGGGCGCATTGCGGTTATGCGTATGACGACACGGCCTTGGGCGGTGCGTTGGATGGTGATTGCGGTTGTGTTTCCCCCGCTTGCCATTGTCTGTATAAACTCAGGTATTTCGGTTTATAACGTGTTGAATGCGGCATGGGCACAAACGCCGAATGCCATTGAGCTGATTAAGATGGGTGATATTATTAACGCGCTTTATATGGAAATGGTGCAATGGGCCGCTTTGGTCATTATGGCCTATATGGGCGTGCGTGAAATTGGCAAGGCACGCGGGGTCAAAGATGGCGTCAGTGTCTCTGATGTGGCAGGTTCCGTGACCAGCTTTTGGGGTGGGCTGAGAGGCTTGTTTAAATAATGAGAAAAAAGGGCATGCCACGATCTGGTGAGCCATGCCCTGATTTCTTTATGAGTTGTTATCCACCAATTTGCGCCAGATAGGCCGCAACATCCAAGCGCGATTGCTCATCTTTTAACTTGAAGGTCATCTTGCTTTTAGCCGATGGGCTATCTGTTTCTTTTTTAAGAAAAGCGGTTGGGTTAGCGATATAAGCAGAAATGGAGTCGGCCGTCCAAGGTGCGCCATAGCTCTGCATGGATTTTGAATATTTAAATCCATCATAGGTACCCGGTACACGCCCGATGATGCCAAACAGGTTCGGCCCGACCTTATTTTTTGCCCCGGCTGTAACATTGTGACAGCTTTTACATTTTTTGAAGACTTTTGCCCCGCGCTTAGCATCACCAATTGAAAGGGTTGAAGCCAGATTAGTCAGGGCCTCTTGTGTTTCTTTTTGGGCGGTT
Encoded proteins:
- a CDS encoding NADP-dependent isocitrate dehydrogenase; this translates as MTDIIYTIVDEAPELASGSFLPIIQKFAGAAGIEVGTKDISVAARILALFDLHSDDLAELGDLVKTPEANVIKLPNVSASVPQLVAAIKELQDHGFDIPDYVENPQTDAEKEARAKYDTVKGSAVNPVLREGNSDRRAPFAVKQFAKNNPHRMGKWTKDSKTHVATMGHDDFASNEKSVTLDAATEAKIEFVGKDGSASTLKASLPLQAGEVLDATFMSVKALRTFLAEQIAETKEQGILFSLHMKATMMKVSDPVIFGHCVEVFFAPVFEKHAATFAELNVDVNNGFGDVISKIESLDAAKKAEIEADIKACLADQPDMYMVDSDKGITNLHVPSDVIIDASMPAVIKAGGIGWGPDGNSADTKCVIPDSSYAGVYDAVIEFCKENGEFNPATMGSVPNVGLMAQKAEEYGSHPQTFMAPAEGTIRIVAADGSVLIEHNVEEGDIWRACMAKDAPIQDWVKLAVSRARATGSTAIFWLDENRAHDAQLIKKVNAYLPNHDTSGLDIKIMAPADACKLSCEMIHKGEDAISVTGNVLRDYNTDLFPILEVGTSAKMLSVVPLMNGGGLFETGAGGSAPKHVQQMVAEGHLRWDSLGEFCALGASFEHLANVKNNPSASLLGKTLDEATAKLLDKNESPSRKVNEHDNRGSHFCIALYWAEALAAQDEDAKLKEFFAPIAKALADNEDKIRAELIECQGDAVDLGGYYHQDQDKRIAAMRPSATLNAIIG
- a CDS encoding N-acetylmuramoyl-L-alanine amidase: MKVRDRTDYIIIHCSATKADMDIDAQTIRNWHVNENGWADIGYNWVIKRDGTIEQGRGDNMIGAHARGYNDKSIGICLVGGIGANGKAESNFTFAQYEALSALLAEMKQAYPQAKIIGHCDVANKACPSFDVKALVGA
- a CDS encoding c-type cytochrome — protein: MRRSFLSLTLISSLALTLGACNDDEPQPEKPQPQTQVEKPATQASPSQDMTPKEALANMKRDALSVVDKAGELAKTAQKETQEALTNLASTLSIGDAKRGAKVFKKCKSCHNVTAGAKNKVGPNLFGIIGRVPGTYDGFKYSKSMQSYGAPWTADSISAYIANPTAFLKKETDSPSAKSKMTFKLKDEQSRLDVAAYLAQIGG